A genomic window from Bacteroidales bacterium includes:
- a CDS encoding Crp/Fnr family transcriptional regulator yields the protein MTDTTTDTLPISSCATHVYDSPCFSLLSDAEKSLLDSKAVTITYRKGETICKQGTFASNIIFLEKGLVKIYLEGTPKNLILTITPSGHIIGVPAIFEGNNTFLYSVTTYVESVVKMIDIAVFKQLLLQNPGFAYRILNLMNENTAQTYGRFFCLTQKHLHGRLADILMCLSGRIFKSLQFDLPLSRNDLGELTGMSTESVIRLMKELKDDGLIEISGKTIKLLDVPRLVKISEVG from the coding sequence ATGACTGACACAACAACTGACACCCTCCCCATCAGCTCCTGCGCCACGCATGTGTATGACTCACCCTGTTTCTCCCTTTTGTCTGATGCAGAGAAATCATTATTGGATAGTAAAGCAGTAACAATTACCTATCGCAAAGGAGAAACAATATGTAAACAAGGCACATTTGCCTCTAATATCATTTTTCTCGAGAAAGGATTAGTTAAAATCTATCTCGAAGGCACCCCAAAAAACCTGATTCTTACTATTACACCCTCTGGACATATTATTGGAGTGCCCGCCATCTTTGAAGGCAACAATACATTTCTTTATTCGGTAACAACTTATGTTGAATCAGTTGTAAAAATGATAGACATCGCTGTTTTTAAACAGTTGCTGCTGCAAAATCCCGGATTTGCATACAGGATTCTCAACCTGATGAATGAAAACACAGCACAAACCTATGGAAGATTTTTCTGTTTGACTCAGAAACATCTGCATGGTCGTTTGGCAGATATTCTAATGTGCTTATCTGGACGCATTTTCAAAAGTCTTCAATTTGACCTGCCTCTTTCACGAAATGATCTTGGTGAATTAACCGGGATGTCAACAGAAAGTGTAATTAGGTTGATGAAAGAATTAAAGGACGACGGACTAATTGAAATTTCCGGCAAAACCATTAAACTTCTGGATGTACCCAGACTGGTAAAAATCAGTGAAGTGGGTTGA
- a CDS encoding sulfurtransferase yields the protein MKTTFLIVTILVLLVPFTSYSAVIGTKDFAAELKSNKELVVIDVLAADVYAKQHIKGAINIPHKDLYKPGGYEGQLKDVAELAKIFGEKGVSNSSRIVIYDDGSQKYNSRVWWILKYIGATDVNLLHKEMTELEQSRIPLTNAPTVLKPLEFIPQVNESMNILMEDLKVAMKQPGFILLDAREKDEYEGADKEKRSKGHLPGSILMNFKEMLSASGDFKTKEEIIATAAKFGFSPEKSIVVYCQTGIKAATLYVALHEIAGFPNVKLYAGAYAEWASVPENTIEK from the coding sequence ATGAAAACGACTTTTTTAATTGTTACGATACTTGTTCTACTGGTTCCCTTTACATCCTATTCAGCAGTTATTGGCACCAAGGATTTTGCTGCCGAATTAAAATCTAATAAAGAACTTGTTGTTATTGATGTACTTGCTGCCGATGTGTATGCTAAGCAACATATTAAGGGGGCAATCAATATCCCTCACAAAGATCTTTATAAACCGGGTGGATATGAGGGACAGCTTAAGGATGTTGCTGAACTCGCAAAAATATTTGGCGAAAAGGGAGTAAGTAATTCATCCAGGATTGTCATTTATGATGATGGATCACAAAAGTATAATAGCAGGGTGTGGTGGATATTGAAGTATATAGGTGCCACAGATGTCAACTTATTGCATAAGGAGATGACTGAGTTGGAACAATCAAGGATTCCTCTTACCAATGCTCCAACAGTACTAAAGCCATTAGAGTTTATTCCTCAAGTAAATGAGTCCATGAATATCCTGATGGAAGATCTGAAAGTTGCTATGAAACAACCTGGGTTTATTTTGCTTGATGCAAGAGAAAAGGATGAGTATGAAGGTGCTGATAAGGAAAAGAGGAGTAAGGGCCATCTTCCGGGTTCAATTCTTATGAATTTCAAGGAAATGCTTTCGGCGAGTGGCGATTTTAAAACAAAAGAAGAAATTATTGCTACTGCCGCAAAATTTGGCTTTAGCCCTGAGAAAAGTATTGTAGTATATTGCCAAACGGGCATAAAAGCTGCGACTTTATATGTTGCCTTGCACGAAATAGCTGGTTTCCCCAATGTTAAACTTTATGCCGGGGCTTATGCTGAATGGGCTTCAGTTCCGGAGAATACAATTGAAAAGTGA
- a CDS encoding DUF134 domain-containing protein, translating to MARPQKSRKVLTPPMMQGFKPFGIPLCEAEPIMLSFDGYESIRLVNYDLLSQDVAAELMEVSRPTFTRIYNKALKSIAKAFVEGKAIVIEGGNYEFKSEWYRCARCYKLIQGIENHTKCKNCPAYGNSELLSLNP from the coding sequence ATGGCGCGACCACAGAAAAGTAGAAAAGTTCTGACCCCACCAATGATGCAAGGGTTTAAGCCCTTTGGTATTCCTTTGTGTGAAGCAGAACCCATCATGCTGAGTTTTGATGGATATGAGAGTATTCGACTGGTAAATTATGATCTGCTATCACAGGATGTGGCAGCAGAACTAATGGAGGTTTCCAGACCCACTTTTACCCGTATTTATAATAAAGCATTAAAATCGATAGCAAAAGCATTTGTTGAAGGAAAAGCTATAGTTATCGAAGGGGGAAATTACGAATTCAAATCCGAATGGTATAGGTGTGCGAGGTGTTACAAACTCATTCAAGGAATTGAAAATCACACAAAATGTAAAAATTGCCCGGCGTATGGCAACTCTGAATTGCTAAGCCTGAATCCGTAA